AGAGCTACCGAGTACTTCCTCATACGTCTTGACCTGGTTTAGTACTAAGTCGAGGCTTGGGTTGAGGGGCCTGCCTCTCTCTACGTGTTCTATGAAAGCTCTAATGTTCTCGGCGAAAGGGTCCCTAGCCAGCCTTCCTATGAAATAATTTAAACCTAGCCGTAAGTACGGCATGAAGCTAAAGAGGTTCTCTCTATATTTCCAGCTTTTACTAAGCCTAGTGACTATCTTGCCGATGGGGTTCACGATTAGCAGGCCTCCGCCTCCTTCAATTATCAAGTATATGTCGAAGTTATGCGCATTATAAGATATAGCGATCCTCCCTAACCCGTTCTCCCCCCTTAATAAGGCGTGTAGTTCGTCGAAAGCCATTCATGCGCTATTAGAGAGCTTCTTAAATTCTTTAGATATGAGCTCGAGCCTCCCAAGGATGCTTTGAGTGAGGTAAATAGGGTGGGGAGGCACTTCGCCGAAGGCTCCTCCAGGGAGCTTTGATAGCTGCCCTTCGCCGCCCCTAAGTATTACTTCTTGCGGCGCGTAGACTATCGCGTCAACGCGCCTTAAACGCCCAATGAGCCCACTATTAAGCATCCTCCTGGCCTCCTTCATCGTCGGTGTGAAGAGAAAGTTCATGGTGGCCCACAGCTTTACACCTCTAGCTTCAGCTTCCTTAACTAATTCTAGCGCGTCGTGGTAGCTTAGCGCCAGGGGCTTTTCAACAAAAGCGTTGACGCCTCTTCCTACACAGCTGAGAGCTATCTGCTTATGCGTCTGTGGAGGCGTGCAGATGCTTACAACATCTAGCTTAGTGTTTTCTAGCATATCGTCTACGGATTTAAAGTAGGAGCCTACTCCATGGTTAAGGGCGAAGCCCCTCGCCTTTTCTTCAACTACATCGCATACAGCTACGACCTCGGCCCTATTCTTTCTCCAGGCATCGACGTGGTGCCCAGCTACAGAGCCGCAACCGACTATACCGACCCTTAACTTCCTAGTGGTCATAAGCTCCTTAAAGCCTCCTCGAAATCCCTCACGAACCCCTCCCAAGAATAGTACTTGTAGGCTAGGTTTCTTATGTCTCTAGCTTTAAACGAGCTCAGGTTCTCTACGGTATAGCTTAAGCTCTCAATGAAGGTTTTCAGCCCCCCCTCGTCGTCTACGAACGGCGTCGCTATACCTAGGTGTTTGACCCTATCCTTCTCTGGGAAGTGGATTAACGACGGACTTACGGCAGGCTTACCCATCGCCAGTGCCTCCATTATCGCAACCCCAGGCCCTCCATAGTAATAACTCGACGTTGCCGGTAAGAAGTAGATGTCAGAGGCGGCGATAATCTCTAAGAAGTTTTTATGGTGGGGGAGGAGGCTGTACGCCTTAATGCCTAGGCTCCTCAGCTCCTTTACCCAGTAGGTAGGGAGGCCGGTGACGACCATAGCCATCGGCCTCTCAACCCTGCGATGTAGCCCTTTCCATATCTTAGCTATTAAGTGCGCCCCCTTCATGGTACCTACCTCCTCCTTGAACACCCCCACATAGCTACATACTATCACGGCGTCTTCAGGCAATTGGCTCCTCCTTCTTAACCTCATTTTTTCATCATCGGAGGGTATTTTAAGCTCGTTGAAGTCCACAGCCATGGTTCTGATCTTGACCATGGCCTTGACGTCTAAAACGTCCTCTAAATAAGCCTTTTCCGCCTTGTTTAAGACGAATATGGCTCCGCGTACTCTTTTTAGAAGTCTCTCTCTCTTGGCTTTTGAGAGCTCCTTAATCGCTCCTAGCGGGTTCACGCTAATCATGTTGAGCGGTATGGGGGGCCTTGAGCCGTGGTGCTGTAGAATCATAGGGTAATTCTCGAGTTGCCGCATAATTAGCTCAGAGTTTAGCGATCTATACTCATGGACGTAAGGGACACAGTCGTTCTTCTCAACTAGCTCTCGGCATAGCCGCGTCATCGAGGGCGATATTTCGCCCCACTTCCATAGCTTACTACTTATCGATAGCTTCATGGTCGGCATTAATAATACCTCAACTCCCTCGACCGTCCCCTTATAGTATTTCCTACTCCCACTCGGCCTTACGCATAATGCGACGTATCCTCCATAGACCCTTAGAGCTTTCGCGGCCCGGAAGTGCCATCCCAAGCCCCGTCTTTCAGCTATGTCCCCACTTACGCTTGGTATAGAGTGATGAAGTATACTTACGACCCTCCTCATGTTATACGTTGGTTAGCTTCTTCAGCGCGTGATACAGGGGGAGCACTTCGAAGCCTAGGTCCTTAAGCGCCCTCGTGACGCTGGAGATGAGCCTAGGCCCCTCATCGTGAAACGCTAGGACCGTGAGCCTTACATCGCTAGCTAGCAGTTTAAGGGGTAGTTTAATTAAGTGTCTGAGCCCCGTTGAGCCTACGCTGTAAGGATCTAGCGCTTCGTTCCATCTATTCACACCCCCCATGGTCCTCCCGTACAGGTAGTACCTCTTAACCACGTCTACGACAGGCCCGTTGTATGCCCCGTATGGATACGATATCCCCTTCACCTCATCGCTAACAACGTCTTCAAGAAACTCCTTCGACCCTACGCACTCTTCCTCCACCTCTCTCATTGTTAGCGTCGTCAGGTCTCTATGAGTAACAGTATGGGAGGCTACCTCATGGCCCATATCGTAGACCTCCCGTACGAGTCTAGGCTCCTTCGCGAGCAGGGGCTTGCCTCCGTATTCCTTCAACCCTGTTATTAGATAGAAGGATGCCTGGACATCCATTTTATACAGTATCCTTGCTACCTCGAGGTGCTTGACTAGCCCGTCATCAAAGGTTAGAGAGACGATCATTGCGCCACCTCCCCGTATACCTTAATGTACTGCCTTGCCACTTTCTCTATGTCGAAGTGCTCTTCAGCTACCTGAAAAGCCCTCTGAGATAGCTTTCTATAAAGCTTAGAGTCGCTTAGTAGCGTAACTATAGCATCGGCTAAAGCCCTAGTATTAAACGTATCTACGACTATTCCAGCGCCCACGTCTTCAACAAGCTCTATTGAGTATGGAGCTCTATGCGCAACGACCGGCTTTCCTACAGCGTATGCCTCAGCGATCACGTACCCAAAGGATTCGTAAAGGCTAGGATGCACTAAAACCGATGAGCCAGCTAGGATTTTTAAGGCCTTAAGCCTACTAAGCCAGCCGTGAAACTTGACGCTACCCTCTACGTTATACCTAGTGGCCACGTCCACCAGCCTCATTAAAAGCGGGCCTGAACCTATAATGTGTAGCTCTGCTTCAGGCACCTCCTTAATCACGAGCGGAAATGCTTTTAATAACCTATCAACTCCCTTATATTCCATGAGCCTCCCCATGAAGACTACACCGTAGGGGTTAGCGTTTTCTACGGTGAGCTTCCTAAGCTCCTTTACCGGGACGCCATTATATATGACGCACGCTTTCTCCACTAAATCTTCTCTTAGCTCTATGGGTGTATGTATGAGGGCGTCGATGAAGCAGCTCTTGGACACAAACACCAGCTTCCTTACCTCCGGTCTGTGAAGTAGACTAAGTATGCGTGCCGGAACTTTATGGGTCGCTTCGAAAAGCCTACTTCTAAGCTTATCATCGAGGGAGCTATAGGTAGAGCGAAGATAGCC
Above is a window of Candidatus Nezhaarchaeota archaeon DNA encoding:
- a CDS encoding Gfo/Idh/MocA family oxidoreductase, giving the protein MTTRKLRVGIVGCGSVAGHHVDAWRKNRAEVVAVCDVVEEKARGFALNHGVGSYFKSVDDMLENTKLDVVSICTPPQTHKQIALSCVGRGVNAFVEKPLALSYHDALELVKEAEARGVKLWATMNFLFTPTMKEARRMLNSGLIGRLRRVDAIVYAPQEVILRGGEGQLSKLPGGAFGEVPPHPIYLTQSILGRLELISKEFKKLSNSA
- a CDS encoding glycosyltransferase, whose protein sequence is MPTMKLSISSKLWKWGEISPSMTRLCRELVEKNDCVPYVHEYRSLNSELIMRQLENYPMILQHHGSRPPIPLNMISVNPLGAIKELSKAKRERLLKRVRGAIFVLNKAEKAYLEDVLDVKAMVKIRTMAVDFNELKIPSDDEKMRLRRRSQLPEDAVIVCSYVGVFKEEVGTMKGAHLIAKIWKGLHRRVERPMAMVVTGLPTYWVKELRSLGIKAYSLLPHHKNFLEIIAASDIYFLPATSSYYYGGPGVAIMEALAMGKPAVSPSLIHFPEKDRVKHLGIATPFVDDEGGLKTFIESLSYTVENLSSFKARDIRNLAYKYYSWEGFVRDFEEALRSL
- a CDS encoding polysaccharide deacetylase family protein, whose protein sequence is MIVSLTFDDGLVKHLEVARILYKMDVQASFYLITGLKEYGGKPLLAKEPRLVREVYDMGHEVASHTVTHRDLTTLTMREVEEECVGSKEFLEDVVSDEVKGISYPYGAYNGPVVDVVKRYYLYGRTMGGVNRWNEALDPYSVGSTGLRHLIKLPLKLLASDVRLTVLAFHDEGPRLISSVTRALKDLGFEVLPLYHALKKLTNV
- a CDS encoding glycosyltransferase family 4 protein, translating into MRVLLLAFDLGLLGGVGTFNRELAVSLSKLGVKVSVIMRKGSLSNARLNYDLKLHALPSPAIPPKDVVFYLINMRNITNIVKSEGVDIIHDSSASLGLVPWLSKTAPVVATVHGSPMLGYLRSTYSSLDDKLRSRLFEATHKVPARILSLLHRPEVRKLVFVSKSCFIDALIHTPIELREDLVEKACVIYNGVPVKELRKLTVENANPYGVVFMGRLMEYKGVDRLLKAFPLVIKEVPEAELHIIGSGPLLMRLVDVATRYNVEGSVKFHGWLSRLKALKILAGSSVLVHPSLYESFGYVIAEAYAVGKPVVAHRAPYSIELVEDVGAGIVVDTFNTRALADAIVTLLSDSKLYRKLSQRAFQVAEEHFDIEKVARQYIKVYGEVAQ